The Alistipes finegoldii DSM 17242 DNA segment GACAACCCGTTTCGAAGGCCTCTGGTCGCTTCCCCACGGAGTTTCATACAACGCATATCTGGTCGCAGACGAGAAGGTCGCCCTGATCGACACCGTCGAAGAGGCTTTCGGAAGCCGTTTGTTCGAAAATATCCGCGAGACGATCGGCGACCGCCCGATCGACTACCTCGTGGTCAATCACATGGAGCCGGACCACTCGTCGTCCATCCGCGCCCTGCGCCTGCTCTACCCCGACATCCGGATCGTCGGCAATGCCAAGACGCTGCAAATGATCCAAGGCTTCTACGGCATCGACACCGGGACGCTCGAAGTCAAGGAGGGCGACACGATTTCGCTCGGCGCGAAGACGCTCTCGTTCTACATGGCGCCGATGGTACACTGGCCCGAAACGATGGTCACGTGGTGCGCCGAAGCCGGGACGCTCTTCTCTGGCGACGCTTTCGGCACGTTCGGGGCTATCGACGGCGGCATCACCGATTCGCAGCTCGACCCGTCGCGCTACTGGGACGAGATGCGCCGCTACTACGCCTGCATCGTGGGCAAATACGGCGGCCCCGTGCAGAAAGCGCTGGCAAAGGTCCGCGGACTGAACCCCACGACCATCTGTTCGACCCACGGTCCCGTATGGCAGCGGCAGATTCCGCAGGTAATGGATATTTACGACCGTCTGAGCCGCTACGAGGGAGAACCCGGCGTAGTGCTCGCCTACGGTTCGATGTACGGCAACACGGAGCAGATGGCCGAACGCATCGCCCGCGAGCTTGCGAGCCGGGGCGTCGGCCCGATCGTCATGTACAACCTTTCGTTCGCCGACGAATCGGTCGTGCTGCGCGACGTGTTCCGCTACGACACGCTGATCGTCGGCGCGCCGACCTACAACGGAGGCATCTACCCGCCCGCGGCGCGCCTGCTCGACCTGATCGCCGCTCGCTGCGTCCCGCAGCGCAACTTCGGGTGGTTCGGATCGTTCTGCTGGGCCGGGGCCGCCGTGCGCGGCATGGGCGAATTCGCGCAGCGCATGAAGTGGGAGCCGATCTGCGATCCCGTGGAGATGAAGCAGGGCTTCTCGTCCGGCTGCCACGACTTCTGCAGCCGGTTCGCCGACGGCGTCGCCGAGCGCTTCCGCCGCTGAACATACACACACCAAAAACTCACAATATGAAAATCGCAGTCGTAGGAACGGGGTACGTCGGTCTGGTTTCGGGGGCTTGTTTCGCCGAAATGGGCCTCGACATCACGTGCGTCGATATAGACAAAAAGAAGATCGACGGGCTGAACAACGGCGTCATCCCGATCTATGAACCGGGGCTGGAAGAGGTCGTCCGGCGCAATGTCGAAGAGGGCCGTCTGCACTTCACGACCGAACTCACGGATTGTCTTGACAACGTGGAGGTGGTCTTCTCGGCCGTAGGCACGCCGCCCGACGAGGACGGCTCGGCCGACCTGAAATACGTGCTGAAAGTGGCCCGCACGTTCGGGCGGAATATCAAGAAATATACGGTGCTGGTGACCAAAAGCACCGTTCCGGTAGGTACTGCGCAGAAAGTCAAGGCCGTAATCCGCGAAGAGCTTGCCCGGCGGAAGTGCAAGGTGCCGTTCGACGTCGCTTCGAACCCCGAATTTCTGAAGGAGGGCGCGGCTGTCAAGGACTTCATGTCGCCCGACCGCGTGGTCGTGGGCGTCGAAAGCGAACGGGCGCGCAAGCTGATGACCAAGCTCTACCGGCCGTTCCTGATCAACAATTTCCGCGTGCTGTTCATGGACATTCCCTCGGCCGAGATGACCAAATACGCCGCCAACGCCATGCTGGCGACGCGAATTTCGTTCATGAACGAGATCGCCAACCTGTGCGATCTGGTAGGCGCCGACGTCGAGATGGTCCGCAAAGGAATCGGTTCCGACGCCCGCATCGGCAGCAAATTCCTCTATCCGGGCTGCGGTTACGGCGGCTCGTGCTTTCCGAAGGACGTGAAGGCGCTGGCCCACACGGCACACGAACACGGCTACACGATGCAGGTGATCGAAGCCGTGGAGCGGGTCAACGAACGCCAGAAGTCGATCGTTTTCGACAAATTGCAGCTGGCGCTGGGCGACCTGCGCGGCAAGACCGTAGCCGTCTGGGGACTCGCCTTCAAACCCGAAACGGACGACATACGCGAAGCACCGGCATTGGTCGTGATCGACCGGCTGCTCGAAGCGGGAGCGACGGTCCGCGCATACGATCCGGTCGCAGCCAACGAATCCCGCCGCAGGCTCGGCGAAGAGCGCGTTTATCATGCCGCGTCGATGTACGAAGCCGCCGAAGGAGCCGACGCCGTCGCGCTGATCACCGAGTGGAAGCAGTTCCGCATGCCCGACTGGACGCTCCTGCGTTCGGCCATGCGCGACAACATCATCGTGGACGGCCGCAATATCCTCGACAAGGAGGAGGCGCTGAACGCCGGATTCCGCTATTACGGCATCGGGAAATAACAGGTGCAGCGGCATCCGGAATGCAATCCGGCAGGCTGCAGGAAGCGGTAACCGTATATAACACGAAGGCCGGAGCATACACTCCGGCCTTCGTGTTATCGTCTCGGCGATCCTACATGCGGACCTTGACGATGATCTTGCGTATGCTTCCCTCGCCCACCATCGGCGCATGGCCGTCCTCAGGCATGAGGATCGTAAACTGACCGGGACGGATCGTGTAGCAGGTCTGCGGCTCGTCGTCGAAGAGCTGAATATCCTTCTCGGCATCGAACCCGCCCAGCGGTTTGCTCAGGACGGCACGTTCGCTCCAGCCGAAGGTCTCGCGCTCGCCGCGGACAAGCACCTGAATGTCGAGATAGGCGTTGTGGATTTCCAGCTTGGCGTCGGCGGGCTTCTTCAATTCGGTATCCATGACATTCACATAAATATCCTTGCCGTCGAGTTCGTGGATACCGGATTCCATCTTCACCCAGTCGGTCGAGGCGATGAAACCGAAAGCTTTTTCCAGACGCGGATTCAACGAATAATAGAGCGCGCTGTTTTTCAAAGAGTCGAAAATCATAATTATATCGGATTAGTTGTTCATTGCATTTTTCCGCAGCCGGACGACGACGGGATGGTGGTCCGAGTAATCGACCGTGGGCACCTCGTACGAAAGCGCATCGAACCCCTCCGAGCTGAGCACGTAGTCGATCCGCAGGGTATTGAAAAATCCGCGGAACGTATGCGAATAGCCCGAACCGCACTGGCTGAAAGCGTCGTTCAGTCCCTTGGCCATGGTGCGGTAAACGTACGACATGGGCGTATCGTTGAAGTCGCCGCAGACGATGCACCGCGAACGCCACGCCTCCACCACCACCGCGATGCTGTCCACCTGCGCGGCACGCAGCACGCTGTTCTCGCGGAAACGGCCCGCCATGCTCCGCAGTTTGTCCTCGCGCGCCGTATCGGAGAGAAATCCGCGGCTGGTGAGGTAGTCGTTGTCGGCCGCCTTGATCGCCGTCGAACGCAGGTGGTTGTTGAACACCCGGATCGTATCGTCGCCGATCAGCAGATCGGCCCAGACCGAGGTGCCGGGGGTCAGTACGACGCCGGAGCGCAGGATGCGGTATTTGCTCAGGATCACCAGCGGCGCGCCGTAAAGCGAATCGGGCGCCTGCGTACGTCCGAAAACAGCGCTTTCGTACTTCTCGTCCAGCAATGCGAACTCGTCGGACTGCCCGGCCAGCCGCGCGTTGAACTCCTGCAGGCAGATGATATCGGGATTATGGTCGCCGATCAACTGCAGCACGTCTCCCACGCTGCTGAGTCCGTTCTCGCCGTAGAATCCCCGCACGTTATAGGTCATCACCTTGAAGGCGCGGCGGTCGTACCTCTCGTCGCCGTAATTACGGCGGAACTCAGGTCTGTAGAAAAGCGACACCTTGAAAAGCCCGACGACCACCAGCGCGACCATGATTCCGGCCCGCACCAGCCGCCAGCGGATGATCCAATAGAGCGCCAGCACAACCGTGACGACATAGACCGCCGGTGCGGCCAGCCCCAGCACGGGGAAGAACCACACCCGGCCCGGATCGACGTAGGGGACGAAAAAGGTGACGACCATCGTAACGGCCGTTACGGCCGTCAGGAGCGTCATCAGCAGATCGAGCAGCCGCAGCAACAGACTGCGCCGCGGCTTACGGCCGCGGTCGCTGTCATAACCGCTGTAATAGGTCTCGGACATAGGGTCAGAAACGGATTATGCCCCGCTGTTTCCACCATTGAAGCAGCAGGAAGCCCCACAACATGCCTCCCACATGGGCGAA contains these protein-coding regions:
- a CDS encoding endonuclease/exonuclease/phosphatase family protein, giving the protein MSETYYSGYDSDRGRKPRRSLLLRLLDLLMTLLTAVTAVTMVVTFFVPYVDPGRVWFFPVLGLAAPAVYVVTVVLALYWIIRWRLVRAGIMVALVVVGLFKVSLFYRPEFRRNYGDERYDRRAFKVMTYNVRGFYGENGLSSVGDVLQLIGDHNPDIICLQEFNARLAGQSDEFALLDEKYESAVFGRTQAPDSLYGAPLVILSKYRILRSGVVLTPGTSVWADLLIGDDTIRVFNNHLRSTAIKAADNDYLTSRGFLSDTAREDKLRSMAGRFRENSVLRAAQVDSIAVVVEAWRSRCIVCGDFNDTPMSYVYRTMAKGLNDAFSQCGSGYSHTFRGFFNTLRIDYVLSSEGFDALSYEVPTVDYSDHHPVVVRLRKNAMNN
- a CDS encoding YhcH/YjgK/YiaL family protein; the encoded protein is MIFDSLKNSALYYSLNPRLEKAFGFIASTDWVKMESGIHELDGKDIYVNVMDTELKKPADAKLEIHNAYLDIQVLVRGERETFGWSERAVLSKPLGGFDAEKDIQLFDDEPQTCYTIRPGQFTILMPEDGHAPMVGEGSIRKIIVKVRM
- a CDS encoding FprA family A-type flavoprotein is translated as MNITEILPGIHYVGVNDRTTTRFEGLWSLPHGVSYNAYLVADEKVALIDTVEEAFGSRLFENIRETIGDRPIDYLVVNHMEPDHSSSIRALRLLYPDIRIVGNAKTLQMIQGFYGIDTGTLEVKEGDTISLGAKTLSFYMAPMVHWPETMVTWCAEAGTLFSGDAFGTFGAIDGGITDSQLDPSRYWDEMRRYYACIVGKYGGPVQKALAKVRGLNPTTICSTHGPVWQRQIPQVMDIYDRLSRYEGEPGVVLAYGSMYGNTEQMAERIARELASRGVGPIVMYNLSFADESVVLRDVFRYDTLIVGAPTYNGGIYPPAARLLDLIAARCVPQRNFGWFGSFCWAGAAVRGMGEFAQRMKWEPICDPVEMKQGFSSGCHDFCSRFADGVAERFRR
- a CDS encoding UDP-glucose dehydrogenase family protein translates to MKIAVVGTGYVGLVSGACFAEMGLDITCVDIDKKKIDGLNNGVIPIYEPGLEEVVRRNVEEGRLHFTTELTDCLDNVEVVFSAVGTPPDEDGSADLKYVLKVARTFGRNIKKYTVLVTKSTVPVGTAQKVKAVIREELARRKCKVPFDVASNPEFLKEGAAVKDFMSPDRVVVGVESERARKLMTKLYRPFLINNFRVLFMDIPSAEMTKYAANAMLATRISFMNEIANLCDLVGADVEMVRKGIGSDARIGSKFLYPGCGYGGSCFPKDVKALAHTAHEHGYTMQVIEAVERVNERQKSIVFDKLQLALGDLRGKTVAVWGLAFKPETDDIREAPALVVIDRLLEAGATVRAYDPVAANESRRRLGEERVYHAASMYEAAEGADAVALITEWKQFRMPDWTLLRSAMRDNIIVDGRNILDKEEALNAGFRYYGIGK